One window of Nymphaea colorata isolate Beijing-Zhang1983 chromosome 11, ASM883128v2, whole genome shotgun sequence genomic DNA carries:
- the LOC116264235 gene encoding WPP domain-associated protein encodes MRFGGMEEFHNSLDNRTRVQLNGSFEGNNNFDDGSEHYKQLVSQTETFFDELCDRITVSAIVNESVTEGIVKALSEEANESISVKDTEIDNLRDKLRSYESEILRLKYSLENGHVENGSLGATSSSSRRQPKESSLLMADASHSKTDEYLQDGRGGVEKEFKGVVRVQAEEQWKKIMRGMADIRTLVSCKSVDHLNFNNGTVVNKSSSFSDSNGTFEAESASCDLHEASASSKLRMVFDKISKMEEELGSLRDISDKVFQDMYDDFMLSKSTSIECQWMWQFQEAVNAVVMQDFIQSIQQHSEEELQKTKVISMQHDAWLSQMEAISSLHEELENMSQTLFGFESGSLLLRGSHEDEEANGPKRIQRKVLENRIPSGHQERNASIVSSEESTSGISVSSDAAEFAHLKHMTREELISHFKAEMLKMSRNHESELHTATEKYFQLKRELLKDKGSLHTRKDKDLEGVKKRILKVIDNLDNIMKQNIKFSFIFDDYRRTCGLISKLTKENENLKSELSDRKKEIRLLSSQVIDARQKLTRQSSTELSLLKQIRRYKFELEECEMKGFIMNDVYITVLKELILGHECEITDSDLAAIILHELGELILQETVRDAGTFMKFAMESYCEAKKLGYKFESLAEERGEAISIEMQEKEQLKGEKKLLLSLLEEKEKLELEAVSTLTRRQEELSIVSQECDTLRHRIRQQESLIMGKDHKLATISRSLELASQQLDKYSNDLKVLEQRLKLTSDDLHEARDQRIRLEHAVQEKQQTAFVFLEKEREQKKQLEVLSEFVTKCSKEMKEFERNVVHTISLHNLRFGKLDDTLRPLIQQGSLLRNRGVWCKKIFSDLQKAEAEVDLLGDEVDTLLNLLEKIYFALDHYSPVLKYYPGIMEILKLVKQELSGEKSTLSPLASHELDWKR; translated from the exons ATGAGATTTGGAGGCATGGAGGAATTCCATAACTCTTTGGACAATCGTACACGTGTACAGTTGAACGGCAGTTTTGAGGGTAATAATAATTTTGATGATGGTTCGGAGCATTATAAGCAGTTAGTGTCACAAACAGAAACGTTCTTCGATGAACTCTGCGATAGGATCACCGTTTCTGCCATTGTCAATGAATCTGTTACTGAGGGCATTGTCAAAGCTCTCAGTgaggaagcaaatgaatcaatttCTGTGAAGGACACAGAGATAGACAATCTGCGTGATAAATTGAGAAGCTACGAGTCTGAGATATTGAGGCTGAAGTACAGTTTGGAAAATGGACATGTCGAGAACGGATCTCTTGGAGCaactagcagcagcagcaggaggCAGCCAAAAGAGTCATCGTTACTGATGGCAGATGCTAGTCATAGTAAAACGGATGAGTATCTGCAGGATGGGAGAGGAGGAGTTGAAAAAGAATTTAAAGGGGTTGTCAGAGTCCAAGCTGAAGAACAATGGAAAAAGATTATGAGAGGAATGGCAGATATAAGAACTCTTGTTTCTTGCAAATCTGTAGACCATTTGAATTTCAATAACGGCACTGTTGTTAATAAATCGAGTTCATTTTCAGATTCTAATGGTACATTTGAAGCGGAAAGTGCATCATGCGATTTGCACGAAGCAAGTGCAAGTTCTAAGTTAAGGATGGTTTTCGACAAAATCTCTAAGATGGAGGAAGAGCTTGGTTCTCTAAGAGACATATCAGATAAGGTATTTCAGGATATGTATGACGACTTTATGTTGTCCAAGTCAACATCAATTGAGTGCCAGTGGATGTGGCAGTTTCAAGAAGCAGTTAATGCTGTTGTGATGCAAGACTTTATTCAAAGCATTCAACAGCACTCTGAAGAAGAATTGCAGAAGACAAAAGTAATTAGCATGCAACATGATGCTTGGTTGAGTCAAATGGAGGCCATCTCAAGTTTGCATGAAGAATTAGAGAATATGTCACAAACTTTATTTGGTTTCGAATCAGGAAGCCTCTTGTTGCGTGGTTcgcatgaagatgaagaagctaATGGCCCAAAAAGAATACAAAGGAAGGTCTTGGAAAACCGCATACCATCAGGGCACCAGGAGCGCAATGCTTCTATTGTTTCTTCTGAAGAAAGTACAAGTGGTATAAGTGTTTCCAGTGATGCTGCAGAATTTGCTCATCTTAAGCACATGACAAGGGAAGAATTGATAAGCCATTTCAAAGCTGAAATGTTAAAGATGAGTAGAAACCATGAGTCTGAGTTGCACACAGCAACAGAGAAGTATTTCCAACTTAAGAGAGAACTTCTTAAGGACAAGGGTTCACTCCATACACGGAAAGATAAAGATCTTGAAGGCGTAAAGAAGAGGATTTTAAAAGTAATAGATAATCTTGATAACATAATGAAGCAGAACATCAAGTTCTCCTTCATTTTTGATGATTATAGGAGAACCTGTGGGTTAATCAGTAAACTGActaaggaaaatgaaaatttgaaaagtgaaCTTAGTGACAGGAAGAAGGAAATTAGGCTTCTTTCTTCacaagttattgatgcaagGCAGAAACTGACACGTCAGTCCTCAACAGAATTAAGCCTTCTGAAGCAGATTAGGAGATATAAGTTTGAACTAGAAGAATGTGAAATGAAAGGCTTTATCATGAATGATGTATATATCACAGTGCTTAAAGAGCTTATTTTAGGCCACGAGTGTGAAATAACTGATTCGGATCTTGCAGCTATCATTTTACATGAACTTGGTGAACTTATTTTGCAAGAAACTGTAAGAGATGCTGGTACCTTTATGAAGTTTGCAATGGAAAGCTATTGTGAAGCAAAGAAACTTGGATATAAATTTGAATCATTAGCAGAAGAAAGAGGGGAAGCTATAAGCATTGAGATGCAAGAGAAGGAGCAGTTGAAGGGGGAGAAAAAACTTCTCTTATCTTtgttggaagaaaaggaaaagttggaGCTGGAAGCAGTGTCTACCTTGACTAGACGACAGGAAGAGCTAAGTATAGTTTCTCAAGAATGTGATACATTAAGGCATCGGATACGTCAGCAGGAGAGTCTGATTATGGGTAAAGACCATAAATTGGCAACAATAAGTAGGTCACTAGAGCTGGCTTCACAGCAGTTAGATAAATACAGCAATGATCTTAAAGTGCTAGAACAGAGACTAAAATTAACATCGGATGATTTACATGAAGCACGTGACCAGAGGATTAGGCTTGAACATGCTgtccaagaaaaacaacaaactgCTTTTgtgtttttggaaaaagaaagagaacagaAGAAACAATTGGAAGTGCTTTCCGAGTTTGTTACAAAGTGTTCAAAGGAAATGAAGGAATTTGAACGGAATGTGGTTCATACCATTTCGTTGCACAATTTAAG ATTTGGGAAGCTGGATGATACACTACGACCACTTATTCAGCAAGGCAGCTTGCTTCGGAACAGAGGAGTATGGTGCAAGAAGATATTTTCGGACCTTCAAAAAGCTGAAGCTGAA GTCGATCTGTTGGGAGATGAAGTTGATACATTGTTGAATCTTCTTGAGAAGATATATTTTGCACTTGATCACTACTCCCCTGTTTTAAAGTATTACCCTGGT ATTATGGAAATACTGAAGCTGGTTAAACAAGAACTAAGTGGCGAAAAATCAACCCTATCTCCTTTAGCATCTCATG AACTGGATTGGAAGAGATGA